One genomic region from Dehalobacter restrictus DSM 9455 encodes:
- a CDS encoding SatD family protein has protein sequence MLYTAVIADLVNSKKLPKSDREQIQRYMKMCLNVLNSIFQRSQEFAVIFSAGDEVQGLFKTPTAALLYVRLLKMLLAPLPIRCGFGVGDWDVRIPDGTSTEQDGPAYHLAREAILRIPERSGYDLLFNAKHENDLVINALLKTSDLLVRKQSLYQNNVLLLTEVIQPLFDQKAMDLPAFKRLPGLVSERYRQSYYQKTRIKAASIDDVSWINSEHIEPFAIFASESLQNKLTLKEVYKKGLSGKISNITNTSRQNVDNVIKSANIPEIREIDIVTLLMIHRTFER, from the coding sequence ATGCTCTACACTGCTGTGATTGCCGATCTGGTAAACTCGAAAAAGCTTCCCAAAAGTGACCGTGAACAGATTCAACGATATATGAAGATGTGCCTGAATGTCCTGAACAGCATCTTTCAAAGATCGCAGGAATTTGCCGTCATCTTCAGCGCAGGTGACGAAGTACAAGGACTGTTCAAAACACCGACAGCCGCATTACTCTATGTTCGTCTTTTAAAAATGCTGCTGGCTCCTCTACCGATTCGCTGCGGATTTGGGGTAGGGGACTGGGATGTCCGGATTCCGGACGGGACTTCAACGGAACAGGACGGACCAGCTTACCATCTGGCCAGGGAGGCAATTTTAAGAATCCCGGAACGCAGCGGCTATGACTTATTATTCAACGCCAAGCACGAAAACGATCTGGTCATTAATGCCTTGCTCAAAACATCCGATCTGCTCGTCAGGAAACAGAGTCTGTATCAAAACAACGTCTTATTGCTGACCGAAGTCATTCAGCCGCTGTTTGACCAAAAGGCAATGGATCTGCCTGCATTCAAGCGGCTGCCAGGTCTTGTTTCGGAAAGGTACCGCCAGAGCTATTATCAAAAAACACGAATCAAAGCGGCTTCAATCGATGACGTATCCTGGATTAACAGCGAGCATATTGAACCTTTCGCCATTTTTGCTTCGGAGTCACTTCAAAATAAATTGACCCTGAAAGAGGTCTATAAAAAAGGATTATCAGGAAAAATATCAAATATTACCAATACATCCAGACAGAATGTTGACAACGTGATCAAATCTGCCAACATTCCAGAGATTCGTGAAATTGATATTGTTACCCTGCTGATGATCCATCGAACCTTTGAGAGGTGA
- the tnpA gene encoding IS66 family insertion sequence element accessory protein TnpA has protein sequence MEQSLQTLSVNQRLAEWSERISSCRNSGISIRQWCLENGIVEKTYYYWQRRVFKALTTHQEPYFARVPVERRNDCLEIAATVRIGNAEADIYPSADASAIEAICRALKSC, from the coding sequence ATGGAGCAAAGCCTGCAAACCTTAAGCGTAAACCAACGGCTGGCCGAGTGGAGCGAGCGGATCTCATCCTGCCGGAACAGTGGAATAAGCATCAGGCAATGGTGCCTGGAAAACGGGATTGTCGAGAAAACATATTACTATTGGCAACGCCGAGTGTTTAAAGCATTGACCACGCATCAAGAGCCGTACTTTGCCAGAGTTCCCGTTGAACGCCGGAATGACTGTCTGGAAATAGCGGCAACAGTGCGCATCGGAAATGCCGAAGCCGACATTTACCCCAGCGCAGATGCATCAGCCATTGAAGCAATCTGCCGCGCGCTGAAGTCATGCTGA
- a CDS encoding DUF3307 domain-containing protein, translated as MNFLLPIIAHLLGDFILQSTAMATKKRDQIKYFLWHCLIYAVLLILALIWFGPVNNMIFAVLIIVLSHLSIDYSRTRLLQYYAAKQPDLAKTDFFLFVADQFLHILIILACGFYLTETSGLGESVLGRISVDLTGPELYNGAVLILLYILCLSPAAIFIKKILILFHFQNQEDTNELIKSGYLIGVLERLITLTLWLNGQLGAIGFVLAAKSLARFSQLNDRDFAEKYLVGTLLSIVIALGCITLGNALLIIR; from the coding sequence ATGAATTTTTTGCTGCCGATAATTGCCCATCTGCTTGGAGACTTCATTCTGCAAAGCACGGCAATGGCTACCAAAAAACGTGACCAGATCAAGTACTTTCTCTGGCATTGTCTGATCTATGCCGTCCTTCTGATTCTGGCTCTAATCTGGTTTGGACCTGTTAATAACATGATATTTGCAGTGCTGATCATCGTTCTAAGCCACCTGTCTATCGATTATTCCAGAACCCGTCTGCTTCAATATTATGCAGCCAAACAGCCGGACTTGGCAAAAACAGATTTTTTCCTGTTTGTTGCCGACCAGTTTTTACATATCCTGATTATCCTGGCCTGCGGCTTTTATCTTACAGAAACAAGCGGACTCGGAGAAAGTGTCTTAGGCAGGATTTCGGTGGATTTAACGGGGCCGGAATTATACAACGGTGCCGTGCTCATCTTGTTGTATATCTTGTGCCTGTCGCCTGCCGCTATTTTTATCAAAAAGATCCTGATCTTATTTCATTTTCAGAATCAGGAGGATACCAACGAGTTAATTAAAAGCGGGTATCTGATCGGCGTGCTGGAACGGCTTATTACACTGACACTGTGGCTGAACGGGCAGCTCGGGGCCATTGGCTTTGTGCTCGCAGCAAAAAGTTTAGCGCGTTTCAGTCAGCTAAACGACCGGGACTTCGCCGAAAAATATCTTGTCGGCACGCTGTTGAGCATTGTGATCGCACTCGGCTGTATTACACTCGGTAACGCATTACTGATCATCAGGTGA
- a CDS encoding phage holin family protein produces the protein MLGELDSLVYALVAFVAFDYVTGVLLAIFDKKVSSNIGFKGICKKILIFALIALGNIINQYIIGSGSTLRTMLIMFYLSNEGISILENIAKMGVPFPQKLKNVLQQMGDTG, from the coding sequence TTGCTAGGTGAGCTTGATTCCCTGGTTTATGCGCTGGTCGCATTTGTAGCATTTGATTATGTAACTGGTGTCCTATTGGCGATTTTTGATAAGAAAGTATCGAGTAATATCGGATTTAAAGGTATATGTAAAAAAATATTGATATTTGCCCTAATTGCCTTGGGAAACATTATTAATCAATACATTATCGGTTCAGGAAGTACTCTAAGAACGATGCTGATTATGTTCTATTTGTCTAATGAAGGGATCAGTATACTTGAAAATATTGCTAAAATGGGAGTGCCATTTCCACAAAAGTTAAAGAATGTCTTGCAACAAATGGGAGATACAGGCTAA
- a CDS encoding cell wall-binding repeat-containing protein, which produces MQLRFSYEKIDALCAAPLSQKYNCPILLNIKENLLSSTKKEIQRLEAKNAVIIGGTGAISENVEKELKAIGLSCTRISGEDRFDTSVKIAEKLDFNGEVCVATGLNFPDAISISSIATQKGMPVLLTMTYKCPQSVKDYIKNKNITAAYIVGSDDVVSDGVAGNFPHVKRLQGNDRYDTNMAVISNFAKELKLSTVYVATGSNYPDALAASALAAKTHSPVFLVNDTAVDKTKEYLLQNQILPNVVAIGQTDVVSDGVVKELLQNTGNTNGNLQLNKPGIDENYTVIF; this is translated from the coding sequence GTGCAATTACGATTTTCTTATGAAAAAATTGATGCGCTCTGTGCCGCGCCGTTATCGCAAAAATACAATTGCCCGATTTTGTTAAACATCAAAGAGAATTTGCTCAGTAGTACAAAAAAGGAAATTCAAAGACTTGAGGCCAAGAATGCTGTAATTATCGGTGGTACGGGAGCCATCTCGGAAAACGTTGAAAAAGAGCTTAAAGCTATAGGTCTAAGCTGTACGCGTATATCAGGTGAAGACCGGTTTGATACTTCCGTAAAAATTGCAGAGAAGCTCGATTTCAATGGTGAGGTTTGCGTAGCAACAGGACTCAATTTTCCAGATGCTATTTCAATTTCTTCGATCGCAACCCAAAAAGGCATGCCCGTGCTCTTAACCATGACGTACAAATGTCCTCAAAGCGTAAAAGACTACATCAAAAATAAAAACATCACTGCCGCTTATATTGTCGGTAGCGATGATGTTGTCAGCGACGGGGTAGCCGGCAATTTCCCCCATGTCAAACGATTGCAGGGGAATGATCGCTATGATACCAATATGGCGGTAATCAGCAATTTTGCCAAAGAGCTCAAGTTAAGTACCGTTTATGTTGCTACCGGTTCAAATTATCCGGATGCTTTAGCTGCTTCCGCACTGGCCGCTAAAACTCATTCTCCTGTTTTTCTGGTTAATGATACTGCCGTGGACAAGACGAAAGAATACTTGCTGCAAAACCAAATTCTCCCGAACGTTGTTGCCATAGGTCAGACAGATGTTGTATCCGATGGCGTAGTTAAGGAGCTGCTGCAAAATACGGGTAATACCAACGGGAATTTGCAGCTTAACAAACCAGGAATTGATGAGAATTATACAGTGATATTCTAA
- a CDS encoding ATP-binding cassette domain-containing protein codes for MIEGISITKKFDGLTLFQDYSFLIKEQEFVCFSGASGTGKTTLLNMIGLIEPIDAGSLRINGMEYTTNKQKLAYFRSVVGFLFQNFALIENKTVKQNLELIRPDSRTNYTIEDVLERVGLEGKLNSKVYTLSGGEQQRVALARLFLKKCDIVLADEPTGSLDAKNAQIIMDILLSLNAEGKTVIIVTHDQKVKDKAQRVIDL; via the coding sequence ATGATTGAAGGAATTAGTATCACCAAAAAATTTGATGGTTTGACTCTGTTTCAAGATTATAGTTTTCTGATCAAGGAACAGGAATTTGTTTGCTTTTCCGGTGCCAGCGGAACGGGAAAGACCACCCTGTTGAACATGATTGGATTAATCGAGCCCATTGACGCCGGAAGTTTGAGAATTAACGGAATGGAGTACACGACAAATAAGCAAAAATTAGCGTATTTCCGTTCTGTCGTCGGTTTTCTGTTTCAGAATTTTGCACTGATAGAGAATAAAACTGTTAAACAGAACCTTGAGCTGATCAGGCCGGACAGCCGAACCAATTATACGATTGAAGACGTGCTGGAAAGAGTCGGGCTAGAAGGTAAGCTGAACAGTAAGGTTTATACATTGTCCGGCGGGGAGCAGCAACGCGTAGCGTTGGCGCGTTTATTTCTTAAAAAATGCGATATCGTTTTAGCTGATGAACCAACAGGATCGCTGGACGCCAAAAACGCTCAAATAATTATGGATATTCTACTTTCGCTGAATGCCGAAGGGAAAACTGTCATTATCGTGACCCATGATCAAAAAGTTAAGGATAAGGCACAAAGGGTTATCGACCTATAA
- the tnpB gene encoding IS66 family insertion sequence element accessory protein TnpB (TnpB, as the term is used for proteins encoded by IS66 family insertion elements, is considered an accessory protein, since TnpC, encoded by a neighboring gene, is a DDE family transposase.): MLNDFTGADCIYIACGYTDLRCGIDGLSGIVQQKFRLDPFSSTLFLFCGRRCDRIKALYWEGNGFVLLYKRLENGRFQWPRSPAEAQALTPQQYRWLMEGLSVEQPKAHRPASGLCMV; the protein is encoded by the coding sequence ATGCTGAATGATTTCACCGGAGCCGACTGCATCTATATTGCCTGCGGATACACCGATCTTCGATGCGGGATTGACGGTCTATCTGGAATCGTCCAGCAGAAGTTTCGGCTGGATCCGTTTTCGAGCACCCTGTTTCTATTTTGCGGACGCCGATGTGACCGGATAAAAGCTCTGTATTGGGAAGGCAATGGGTTTGTTCTCCTGTACAAACGGCTTGAAAACGGAAGGTTTCAGTGGCCGCGTAGCCCCGCCGAAGCGCAGGCGCTTACCCCACAGCAGTACCGGTGGCTAATGGAAGGTTTAAGCGTAGAACAACCCAAAGCACACCGTCCGGCGTCAGGCCTCTGCATGGTTTAA
- the tnpC gene encoding IS66 family transposase has translation MKELQKNEINNAEMVTISRAEYEALKAHNTELNKQIELLLQQIRLGQKKRFGSSSEKTQEAVMEQLSLLFNEAEAYIKIESPEKTKVAAHTRQKRSGSLEEILPDNVPVEVVEHRLSEEERLCAACDTVMQEIGKEVRRSLVIVPPQVKIREDRYFSYACLTCKAEALETPVLKTRKDKPVISGSFASPEAIAHIMTQKFVMCSPLYRQEQELNRSGVMLSRQTMSSWILRVAEDWLKPVYEEMHRRLLQHSVLFADETTLQVLKEPGKKAQAKSYMWMYRTGGDTEHPLILYEYKPDRKAENPKKFLEGFSGYLHADGYQAYYTLPENITVVGCWAHARRKFDEAVNSLPKSEQKGSSAVIGQEYCNKLFSIEDKLKCLTPEERYTQRLELEKPVLDAFLTWAQTRNAAPKSALGKALYYLQQQWPHLIEYLKDGRLELSNNRAERSIKPFVMSRKNFLFANTPNGAQGSAIIYSLIETAKENDLDPYRYLVYVLNTAPNIDQTHPDWVIPLLPANAPEHCRVPYAKSKCDE, from the coding sequence ATGAAAGAGCTACAAAAAAATGAGATAAATAACGCCGAAATGGTCACCATTTCACGTGCGGAATATGAAGCACTTAAGGCACACAACACAGAGTTAAACAAACAGATTGAGTTGCTTCTGCAACAGATACGCCTGGGCCAAAAGAAACGCTTCGGATCTTCCTCCGAAAAAACGCAGGAAGCGGTCATGGAGCAACTGAGCCTTTTGTTTAACGAGGCAGAAGCGTATATTAAAATCGAGTCACCAGAGAAAACAAAAGTTGCTGCCCATACCCGCCAAAAGCGTTCCGGCAGCCTTGAGGAAATCCTGCCGGATAATGTCCCCGTTGAAGTCGTTGAGCATCGTCTTTCTGAGGAAGAACGGCTTTGTGCAGCCTGCGATACTGTCATGCAGGAAATCGGCAAGGAAGTCCGCCGCAGCCTTGTAATTGTTCCGCCACAGGTAAAAATCCGTGAAGACCGGTATTTCAGCTATGCCTGCCTGACCTGCAAAGCAGAGGCCTTGGAAACCCCCGTGTTGAAAACACGGAAAGATAAACCCGTCATCTCCGGAAGCTTTGCCTCCCCGGAAGCGATAGCTCACATCATGACCCAGAAATTCGTCATGTGTTCTCCCCTTTACCGACAGGAACAGGAGCTGAATCGAAGCGGTGTGATGCTATCCCGTCAGACGATGTCCAGCTGGATCTTAAGAGTAGCCGAGGACTGGTTGAAACCAGTGTATGAGGAGATGCACCGACGGCTCTTGCAGCACAGTGTTCTCTTCGCGGATGAGACCACCTTGCAAGTACTCAAAGAACCAGGCAAGAAGGCGCAAGCCAAAAGCTACATGTGGATGTACAGAACCGGCGGGGATACAGAGCACCCGCTCATACTTTATGAATACAAGCCGGATCGAAAAGCTGAAAACCCGAAGAAATTTTTGGAAGGATTCTCCGGATACCTGCATGCGGATGGTTATCAGGCTTATTACACGTTGCCGGAAAACATCACGGTAGTCGGTTGCTGGGCCCATGCTCGGCGTAAATTTGATGAGGCGGTCAATTCCTTGCCAAAATCCGAGCAAAAAGGATCTTCGGCAGTAATTGGGCAAGAGTATTGCAACAAGCTATTCTCGATTGAGGATAAGCTTAAATGTCTTACCCCTGAAGAACGATATACCCAGCGGCTGGAGTTGGAAAAACCGGTTCTGGATGCCTTCCTGACTTGGGCACAAACAAGAAACGCAGCTCCGAAGTCTGCCCTTGGAAAAGCCTTATATTATCTGCAACAGCAGTGGCCTCACTTGATAGAGTATCTGAAGGACGGCCGGCTGGAGCTCTCTAACAACCGAGCAGAACGGAGTATAAAACCTTTTGTCATGAGCCGAAAAAACTTTCTATTCGCAAATACGCCGAATGGTGCCCAGGGCAGTGCAATAATTTATAGCCTAATTGAAACCGCCAAGGAGAATGACCTTGATCCGTACAGGTATCTGGTATATGTCCTGAACACTGCTCCTAACATTGATCAAACACATCCAGACTGGGTGATTCCATTACTCCCGGCAAATGCTCCTGAGCATTGCCGAGTACCGTATGCTAAGAGCAAATGCGACGAATGA
- a CDS encoding Ig-like domain-containing protein has product MSVKVNTASASTVYHGPSSSIYASVGSVGIEQVEVFAVEKNWFYIEYYTGATTRKRGYVPYNTITNPATVAASVPTRSLTGYADVSTLNITVCTGPGTSTTYPLPGNVYATEGFTRFNETSGSYTYIEYSTSSGTKRGYALTSQLASRNRGVLANVSSSATIYTGPRSNYVTGGGVYSGEYVVILEKDASSWYYIEFNSTSGRKRGYVDQNLITPYSSTSGLGSLKTFQNAASVQQNVYVYAGPNLGFASVGSLSADETVFWIEGVTAESAYSFIEYTTSSGQKRGYVSASGLQTLTGAVVSVANADTVYLGPSDINYASVGSVSQNDPVLVLGKEKSWFYIHYPTSSNKKRGYVPYDCLNDPSTVAAGVSERTFTGCADATNQDLTVYTGPSNNYAASGTVYSGEGVTRFNESQNGFTYIEFSSPSGTKRGYVDTTQLAGRNRGVLAEVTSTPGAVYCGPDTTYFLSGGLSLEEFVVILERDISSIYPTQWYHIEYNTASGRKRGYVSQNCLTAAGSLNSVPALRTGTGLAKAVGNQTVYTGPNTNFTTIGTIFDNERVSILSSASVESAYAYVEYNTGGSASKRGYVSTGVLQSTSVTLPTISVANVVEGSYGTSGNNRSLNYYKIGSGSNVLAAVFAVHGFEDAWAADGEELVKIAKTTIEELAAENLSAWTIYVIPCANPDGILDGWTNNGPGRATVNAGKDINRSFPYTNNNDFYPYTNSRNFNGSLALGSVESLALSQALLQWQSEAQTMVLLDVHGWLNESLGDTTIGQYFQTQFGSTFSLSTLSSSAKGYVSLWGQNKGMRAALIELPFPSSSQDIIDRDFAGKFVSATCNMLNAIASSVAVTGVTVSPSQVTLAYNQTQQLTATVSPSDAANKAVIWSSNNTNVATVNSTGLVTAGAASGTATITVRTVDGSFAANSMVTVASASIPVTGVSMSPTSVTLDAGDTQQLTATVVPANATNKAVTWSSSNTSIATVNSNGLVTAQATGSVTITVTTNSGGFTATTAITVSNNGGVPVGYKTYKVGATLPSGGPFAGWAVTQGFNDKETNNKGHLGYDIALGSTGTPVKPIFGGTVAFVRPDNSTANGRIVVIEHNLTGVRTFYSSYSHLNSTSVSAGDSVTTSTTIGTMGGSASGSNSGVPIHVHLCTYTKSSYATDPMGYCSATDPNTGYHPLKFEQAAGSYYNDYYYGGDTSKFPRCGGCCFYDPFGVVSTDGQIIEAFHP; this is encoded by the coding sequence ATGTCAGTAAAAGTAAATACCGCAAGCGCTTCAACTGTATATCATGGACCAAGTTCCAGCATTTATGCCTCTGTGGGCAGTGTTGGCATAGAGCAAGTCGAGGTCTTCGCCGTGGAAAAAAACTGGTTCTATATCGAGTACTACACCGGAGCCACTACCAGGAAAAGAGGCTATGTCCCGTACAACACAATCACGAATCCGGCTACTGTAGCGGCCAGCGTCCCGACCCGGTCTTTAACCGGCTATGCCGATGTTTCAACCCTAAACATTACGGTATGCACAGGTCCGGGAACCTCAACCACTTATCCATTACCCGGGAATGTCTATGCCACGGAAGGTTTCACGCGTTTTAATGAAACCAGTGGGAGCTACACGTATATTGAATACAGTACATCGTCTGGCACCAAACGTGGATACGCCTTGACCAGTCAACTTGCAAGCAGGAACAGGGGGGTGCTTGCGAACGTTTCATCATCTGCTACCATTTATACCGGTCCCCGCAGCAATTACGTAACCGGGGGAGGTGTTTACTCCGGAGAATACGTAGTTATCCTGGAAAAAGACGCTTCTTCCTGGTACTATATTGAATTTAACTCAACTTCCGGTAGAAAACGCGGTTACGTCGATCAAAACTTAATTACGCCATATTCTTCGACCAGCGGACTTGGATCACTGAAAACATTTCAAAATGCAGCTTCCGTCCAACAGAATGTGTATGTTTATGCCGGACCAAATTTAGGTTTTGCCTCTGTTGGCTCTTTATCCGCTGATGAGACTGTCTTTTGGATTGAGGGTGTTACTGCGGAGTCTGCCTATTCTTTTATCGAGTACACAACCTCCTCCGGTCAAAAACGGGGCTATGTGTCGGCCAGCGGTCTTCAGACTCTCACTGGAGCTGTCGTTTCGGTTGCAAACGCAGACACTGTTTATCTTGGACCAAGTGACATAAACTACGCGTCTGTAGGAAGTGTCAGCCAGAATGATCCGGTCCTGGTTCTTGGCAAGGAAAAATCGTGGTTCTATATTCATTACCCCACATCAAGCAATAAGAAAAGAGGCTATGTTCCATACGACTGTTTGAATGATCCCTCTACCGTTGCCGCAGGTGTCTCGGAGAGGACGTTTACGGGTTGTGCCGATGCAACCAACCAGGATCTGACGGTCTATACCGGACCGTCGAACAATTACGCCGCTTCTGGAACTGTCTATTCTGGTGAAGGGGTCACCCGCTTTAATGAAAGTCAAAACGGCTTCACCTATATTGAATTTAGCTCCCCCTCCGGAACGAAAAGAGGTTATGTCGATACAACGCAATTAGCAGGCAGGAACAGAGGCGTTCTGGCTGAAGTCACTTCCACTCCCGGCGCTGTCTATTGCGGCCCGGATACAACCTATTTCTTAAGCGGGGGGCTCTCACTTGAAGAATTCGTCGTCATCCTGGAAAGAGACATTTCTTCTATTTATCCGACACAATGGTATCACATCGAATACAATACTGCATCAGGACGGAAAAGAGGCTATGTCAGTCAAAATTGCCTGACTGCTGCAGGCTCTCTGAATTCTGTTCCGGCATTGCGAACAGGTACCGGGTTAGCAAAAGCTGTCGGGAACCAAACCGTATATACCGGACCAAATACCAATTTTACAACAATCGGCACAATTTTTGATAACGAAAGAGTAAGCATACTAAGCAGCGCCTCGGTAGAATCAGCCTATGCTTACGTCGAGTACAACACAGGTGGTTCGGCAAGCAAGCGCGGCTATGTATCGACAGGAGTCCTTCAGTCGACTTCAGTGACCCTGCCAACTATTTCCGTTGCCAATGTCGTAGAAGGAAGTTATGGTACCAGCGGCAACAATCGTTCCCTTAACTATTACAAAATTGGCAGCGGCAGCAATGTTCTGGCGGCGGTATTCGCAGTTCACGGATTTGAAGATGCCTGGGCGGCTGACGGCGAGGAGCTGGTCAAAATCGCTAAAACGACGATTGAAGAACTTGCTGCGGAAAACCTCTCCGCATGGACAATCTACGTTATTCCCTGCGCCAATCCGGATGGAATTCTGGACGGTTGGACAAATAACGGTCCTGGCCGGGCAACAGTCAACGCAGGTAAGGATATTAACCGTTCCTTTCCGTATACCAATAATAATGACTTTTATCCCTATACTAACAGCCGGAATTTTAACGGCTCATTGGCACTGGGTTCAGTTGAATCGCTTGCCCTTAGCCAAGCCTTGCTGCAATGGCAAAGCGAAGCCCAAACCATGGTTTTATTGGATGTTCACGGCTGGCTCAATGAATCTCTCGGGGATACTACGATCGGGCAATATTTCCAGACTCAGTTCGGCTCAACTTTTAGTCTTAGCACATTATCTAGTTCCGCCAAAGGCTATGTAAGTCTTTGGGGACAAAATAAAGGCATGCGCGCGGCGTTAATTGAGCTTCCCTTCCCCAGCTCATCACAAGATATCATTGACAGGGATTTTGCCGGGAAATTCGTTTCAGCTACGTGCAATATGCTGAACGCTATCGCTTCAAGTGTGGCCGTCACGGGCGTCACGGTATCTCCCAGCCAAGTAACGCTTGCTTACAATCAGACCCAGCAGCTTACTGCGACCGTGTCCCCGTCCGACGCAGCGAATAAGGCAGTAATATGGTCAAGCAACAATACAAATGTGGCAACAGTGAACAGTACTGGCCTAGTAACCGCAGGCGCAGCTTCAGGAACCGCAACGATCACTGTTCGGACTGTAGACGGCAGTTTTGCAGCAAACTCAATGGTGACCGTTGCCTCAGCATCTATTCCTGTTACAGGTGTAAGCATGAGCCCAACATCTGTCACTTTGGATGCGGGAGATACCCAACAGCTAACAGCTACCGTCGTTCCAGCCAATGCGACTAACAAGGCGGTTACTTGGTCGTCTAGTAATACAAGTATTGCAACTGTCAACAGTAATGGTCTGGTAACTGCACAGGCAACTGGATCAGTAACTATTACCGTAACAACAAATAGCGGAGGATTCACAGCAACAACGGCGATAACCGTATCTAATAATGGAGGCGTCCCTGTAGGATACAAAACCTATAAAGTGGGTGCTACGTTACCAAGCGGCGGTCCATTTGCTGGCTGGGCAGTAACTCAAGGATTTAATGACAAAGAAACAAATAACAAAGGACATCTGGGTTACGATATTGCCCTTGGAAGCACTGGCACCCCTGTAAAGCCCATATTCGGCGGAACTGTAGCATTTGTTCGACCTGATAATTCAACTGCGAACGGGAGAATCGTTGTCATCGAGCATAATTTAACTGGAGTCCGGACATTCTATTCCTCTTACTCACATTTAAACTCTACGAGTGTTAGTGCCGGAGACTCTGTGACAACCAGTACGACAATAGGCACTATGGGCGGTTCTGCAAGTGGCAGTAATTCAGGTGTCCCCATTCACGTGCACCTTTGTACCTATACTAAGAGCAGTTATGCTACTGATCCAATGGGCTATTGCAGCGCTACCGATCCAAACACCGGCTATCACCCGTTAAAGTTTGAACAAGCTGCCGGAAGCTACTACAACGACTATTACTATGGCGGGGATACGAGTAAGTTCCCTCGTTGCGGCGGATGTTGTTTTTATGATCCATTTGGGGTCGTCAGCACCGACGGTCAAATCATTGAAGCTTTTCACCCATAA
- a CDS encoding sigma factor-like helix-turn-helix DNA-binding protein, with protein sequence MVTLDTHFELELTGIDHLLTESELSVVEKIYLLVYTVAETAAINEISRQAVNKTKKRALKKLAKWFGQQGHWGD encoded by the coding sequence TTGGTTACGTTGGACACCCATTTTGAACTGGAATTAACAGGGATAGATCATCTGCTGACGGAATCGGAATTATCTGTTGTCGAAAAGATCTATCTATTGGTCTATACCGTAGCAGAAACCGCAGCTATTAATGAAATCAGCAGACAAGCAGTTAATAAGACAAAAAAACGGGCTCTGAAGAAATTAGCAAAATGGTTTGGACAACAAGGGCATTGGGGGGATTAA